In one window of Syntrophales bacterium DNA:
- a CDS encoding histidine phosphatase family protein, which yields MDIHTRLYLVRHGQVTNYLDGTCNGHNDVDITELGIGQMEAVADRLRDENLAAVYSSDLIRTIRGGAIIAKA from the coding sequence GTGGATATTCATACCAGATTATATTTAGTAAGACATGGCCAGGTGACAAATTATTTGGATGGGACGTGTAATGGTCATAATGATGTTGATATAACGGAACTCGGAATCGGGCAGATGGAGGCCGTAGCGGATAGACTGAGAGATGAAAATCTGGCGGCCGTCTATTCCAGTGACTTGATCCGCACCATAAGAGGAGGAGCGATAATTGCCAAAGCCCA
- the cobS gene encoding adenosylcobinamide-GDP ribazoletransferase: protein MKGFLAALQFLTIIRVSRDPDITGEDLGRSMSYYPVVGFLIGLTLVAVRAVFSLFLPLPVVDILVIAALVILSGALHLDGFADTVDGLAGGRDREKTLAIMRDNKIGSFAVVGLILLLILKVSALMEVPAEIKNSALLIMPVLGRWSTVQLASGFSYARSGNGTALVFTRFAGRKEYVISTLITAVILIGLFQLRGLVIMLLIAAITLLLGLFFKRRIGGVTGDIMGAANEINEVVTLLMICGLFAV, encoded by the coding sequence ATGAAGGGATTTCTTGCAGCATTACAGTTTCTTACCATAATCAGGGTGTCAAGAGATCCTGACATTACAGGGGAAGATCTTGGCAGGTCGATGTCCTATTACCCTGTCGTCGGTTTCCTCATCGGTTTGACACTCGTGGCCGTCAGGGCTGTCTTTAGCCTTTTCCTTCCTTTGCCTGTCGTTGATATACTTGTCATCGCGGCCCTGGTAATACTTTCGGGCGCTCTTCATCTCGATGGTTTCGCCGATACGGTTGACGGTCTGGCCGGAGGGAGAGACCGTGAAAAAACCCTCGCTATTATGAGGGACAACAAGATCGGTTCCTTCGCCGTCGTCGGCCTGATACTCCTTCTGATATTGAAGGTATCTGCCCTGATGGAGGTACCCGCTGAAATAAAAAACTCAGCCCTTCTGATAATGCCTGTTTTAGGGAGGTGGTCAACGGTTCAGCTGGCATCCGGCTTCAGTTATGCCAGATCCGGAAACGGAACAGCCCTTGTGTTTACCCGGTTTGCGGGGAGAAAAGAATACGTTATCTCCACACTTATAACTGCAGTCATACTAATTGGTCTCTTTCAACTAAGGGGATTGGTGATAATGCTTCTTATCGCAGCCATTACACTTCTTCTCGGTCTCTTTTTCAAAAGGCGTATCGGGGGGGTAACGGGGGATATCATGGGTGCGGCGAATGAGATTAACGAGGTTGTTACACTTCTAATGATATGCGGACTTTTTGCCGTGTAG
- the cobT gene encoding nicotinate-nucleotide--dimethylbenzimidazole phosphoribosyltransferase, translated as MRDLQKILNSIQPLDKDYLKRAKQRLDSLTKPPESLGRLEEIAQRYTAIREDLNPSIDKKVIFTFAGDHGVVEEGVSAYPGEVTIQMVLNMLSGGAAINVLAGHVGAEVVVVDIGVAHDFEPAEGLVINKIGYGTKNFSKGPAMTYDEALRSIKTGIGLADEYAGKGADIVGTGEMGIGNTTPSSAILSVFTGLPALEVTGRGTGIDDGALRKKAEVIESGIKLNRPDPGDPVDVLAKVGGFEIGGIAGLIIGCAFHRIPVVVDGFISTAGALIAVALNPAINEYLFCSHLSSEAGHKQMLERLGQKPILDLDMRLGEGTGAAIAMSIIEAAVKIMTRMATFESAGVDKALK; from the coding sequence GTGAGAGATTTACAGAAGATACTAAACAGCATCCAGCCGTTGGACAAAGACTACCTGAAGCGGGCAAAGCAAAGACTTGACAGCCTTACAAAGCCTCCTGAAAGCCTTGGCAGGCTTGAAGAGATTGCCCAGAGGTACACGGCTATTAGAGAAGATTTGAACCCATCCATTGATAAAAAGGTGATATTTACCTTCGCCGGTGACCATGGTGTTGTGGAAGAAGGTGTAAGCGCCTATCCGGGAGAGGTTACAATCCAGATGGTTTTGAATATGCTTTCCGGAGGCGCTGCCATAAATGTGCTCGCGGGCCACGTGGGGGCGGAGGTAGTTGTCGTGGACATCGGGGTGGCTCATGATTTTGAACCCGCCGAAGGCCTTGTTATCAATAAAATAGGTTATGGGACAAAGAATTTTTCTAAAGGTCCTGCCATGACCTACGATGAGGCCCTGCGGTCGATAAAAACCGGTATCGGTCTGGCCGACGAATATGCCGGAAAGGGTGCGGATATCGTGGGAACGGGGGAAATGGGTATAGGAAACACCACTCCTTCCAGTGCGATCCTGTCCGTATTTACCGGCCTGCCGGCATTGGAAGTGACCGGCCGGGGCACGGGTATTGATGACGGAGCACTCCGGAAAAAGGCGGAGGTGATAGAAAGCGGCATAAAGCTGAATCGACCGGACCCTGGAGATCCTGTAGATGTCCTGGCCAAAGTGGGCGGATTTGAGATAGGGGGGATAGCCGGGCTCATTATAGGTTGTGCCTTTCACCGGATACCGGTTGTAGTCGACGGTTTTATCTCCACAGCGGGTGCCCTGATAGCCGTTGCGCTGAATCCCGCGATAAATGAATACCTGTTCTGCTCGCATCTTTCTTCCGAAGCCGGACATAAGCAGATGCTTGAGCGTTTGGGGCAGAAGCCGATTCTCGATTTAGATATGAGATTGGGGGAGGGGACGGGTGCAGCTATAGCCATGTCTATAATCGAGGCCGCCGTAAAGATCATGACAAGGATGGCGACCTTTGAATCGGCAGGTGTGGATAAGGCACTGAAATAA
- the cobU gene encoding bifunctional adenosylcobinamide kinase/adenosylcobinamide-phosphate guanylyltransferase, with amino-acid sequence MIIFVTGGARGGKSDFAQDLVEKLSGKRLFLATAQALDDEMRQRIEKHREQRGNRWDTLEEPVHLGRVLRSAAGSYDAVLVDCFTVWMSNLLLEYNPPIPPLLKGGQRGILPFNKGGMGGFSDGKISEIVDDFFSSIDEFKGTIVIVSNEVGMGIVPENKLARKYRDQLGFLNQRIARRADEVYALISGIPIKIK; translated from the coding sequence ATGATTATTTTCGTAACAGGCGGGGCCAGGGGCGGTAAGAGCGATTTTGCCCAGGATCTGGTGGAAAAATTGAGTGGAAAGAGGCTGTTCCTGGCTACTGCACAGGCCCTTGATGATGAGATGCGCCAAAGGATTGAAAAGCACCGGGAGCAGAGGGGAAACCGGTGGGATACCCTGGAGGAGCCGGTCCACCTTGGAAGGGTGCTGAGGTCGGCGGCGGGCTCATATGATGCGGTCCTTGTTGATTGTTTTACGGTCTGGATGTCCAACCTTCTTCTTGAGTATAATCCCCCCATCCCCCCTTTACTAAAGGGGGGGCAAAGGGGGATTTTACCCTTTAATAAAGGGGGGATGGGGGGATTTTCAGATGGAAAGATATCAGAAATTGTGGATGATTTCTTTTCGAGTATAGATGAGTTTAAGGGAACGATTGTAATAGTTTCCAATGAAGTAGGGATGGGGATAGTCCCGGAAAATAAATTGGCAAGGAAATACCGGGACCAGCTCGGTTTCCTCAATCAGAGGATAGCGAGGAGGGCGGACGAGGTTTATGCTCTTATCTCCGGTATTCCCATCAAAATAAAGTAG